In one window of Nodosilinea sp. PGN35 DNA:
- a CDS encoding acireductone dioxygenase: MAKIRLENGLTLTDLPSITATLAPLGIQLHHWPIGENAELRSLLAQESLDGSEKETVLTGLDHYFQRLQASDGYKNRDLIVLNPNVPNLDALLAKFDKIHSHADNEIRYIVDGEGVFGFVLPDESQVELTIEPEEYINVPAGTEHWFVLTKSRRIKAVRYFIGTDGWVPEYTGREIRVQPVAA; this comes from the coding sequence ATGGCAAAAATCCGCCTCGAAAACGGCCTCACCCTCACCGATCTGCCCAGCATCACCGCTACCCTGGCCCCGCTGGGGATTCAGCTCCACCACTGGCCCATTGGAGAGAATGCTGAGCTGCGATCGCTCCTGGCCCAAGAAAGCCTGGACGGCAGCGAAAAAGAGACTGTCCTGACTGGGTTAGACCACTACTTTCAGCGGCTGCAAGCCTCCGACGGCTACAAAAACCGCGACCTGATCGTGCTAAACCCGAATGTGCCTAACCTCGACGCCCTGCTGGCCAAGTTTGACAAAATCCACAGCCACGCCGACAACGAAATTCGCTACATCGTCGATGGTGAAGGCGTCTTTGGCTTTGTGCTGCCGGATGAAAGCCAGGTGGAACTGACCATTGAACCCGAAGAATACATCAACGTGCCCGCTGGCACCGAGCACTGGTTTGTGCTCACCAAGAGCCGCCGTATCAAGGCTGTGCGCTACTTCATCGGCACCGACGGCTGGGTGCCGGAGTACACGGGGCGCGAGATTCGGGTGCAGCCCGTGGCGGCGTAG
- a CDS encoding HEAT repeat domain-containing protein: MDSELTQWITLLRSPLLDDRLVAIKTLQHLGDEDAIAPLIDALQDDDPTVQTLVITTLWEFAHPSAIPPLLDCLGSPHEAVRNEALSALKELVATDDLMKLLDVLQTGNFHAQLNVLVLLRKIHDAQALPFILPFFEADNPELREAAVTTLRYLNQVVRCEPALALARDPSETVRRAAVLTLGHLSDEGVVPILSYLLTEDTDWQVRRNAAQALDTLADPAAIAALVAAVADPEWQVRKFAVRALQKVADSRALPALINALADDSSDVRRDAATALGHLGQAEALSALQQTLNDPDIDVRIFSERAIAKINQTLAEAARG; the protein is encoded by the coding sequence ATGGACTCCGAACTCACCCAGTGGATTACGCTCCTGCGATCGCCCCTGCTAGACGATCGCCTGGTCGCCATCAAAACCCTGCAACACCTGGGCGATGAAGATGCGATCGCCCCCCTGATCGACGCACTGCAAGACGACGACCCAACGGTACAGACCCTGGTGATCACCACCCTGTGGGAGTTCGCCCACCCCAGCGCGATTCCGCCCCTGCTCGACTGTCTGGGGTCGCCCCACGAGGCGGTGCGCAACGAGGCGCTTTCGGCGCTCAAGGAGCTGGTTGCAACCGACGACCTGATGAAATTGCTGGATGTGCTGCAAACCGGGAACTTTCACGCCCAGCTCAACGTGCTGGTGCTGCTGCGGAAGATCCACGACGCCCAGGCGCTGCCGTTCATTCTGCCGTTCTTTGAAGCTGACAACCCTGAGCTGCGGGAGGCGGCGGTGACCACCCTGCGCTACCTGAACCAGGTGGTGCGCTGCGAACCGGCCCTGGCCCTGGCCCGCGATCCGTCCGAAACGGTGCGGCGGGCAGCGGTGCTCACCCTGGGCCACCTCAGCGACGAAGGGGTGGTGCCCATACTCAGCTACCTGCTCACCGAGGATACCGACTGGCAGGTGCGGCGCAATGCGGCCCAGGCGCTGGACACGCTGGCTGACCCGGCGGCGATCGCCGCCCTGGTAGCGGCAGTGGCCGACCCGGAATGGCAGGTGCGCAAGTTTGCCGTGCGGGCCTTGCAGAAGGTGGCGGATAGCCGAGCCTTACCGGCGCTGATCAACGCCCTGGCCGATGACTCCTCCGACGTGCGGCGCGATGCGGCCACCGCCCTGGGTCACCTGGGGCAGGCCGAGGCGCTGTCGGCCTTGCAGCAAACTTTGAATGACCCGGACATTGACGTGCGGATTTTTTCGGAGCGGGCGATCGCCAAAATCAACCAGACCCTGGCCGAGGCTGCCCGTGGCTAG
- a CDS encoding beta-lactamase hydrolase domain-containing protein — MEYGTKVTDALTTMGQVRVEQLQAAVQEGFKAVLNLRVPNELGFWADEQRVAESLGLHYIHIPLRLEHLDEAVIDQILCQLDHLPKPVLVHCAAGMRSTVIALLSTAIAERLTPQQVVEKAYAIGFHHIDNTLVSPQLRERFFDYLARHSQERRQAA, encoded by the coding sequence ATGGAATACGGAACGAAGGTGACCGATGCCCTGACCACCATGGGGCAGGTGCGCGTGGAGCAATTGCAGGCCGCCGTGCAGGAAGGGTTCAAAGCGGTGCTCAACCTGCGGGTGCCCAACGAGCTGGGTTTTTGGGCCGACGAACAGCGGGTCGCAGAGTCCCTGGGGTTGCATTACATCCACATTCCCCTGCGGCTAGAGCATTTGGATGAAGCCGTCATTGACCAGATTTTGTGCCAGCTCGACCACCTGCCCAAACCGGTGCTGGTACACTGCGCCGCTGGCATGCGCTCCACGGTAATCGCCCTGCTGAGTACGGCGATCGCCGAGCGCCTCACCCCCCAGCAAGTGGTCGAGAAAGCCTACGCCATCGGCTTCCACCACATCGACAACACCCTGGTCAGCCCCCAGCTGCGGGAGCGGTTCTTCGACTACCTGGCGCGGCATTCGCAGGAGAGGCGGCAGGCGGCTTGA
- a CDS encoding TauD/TfdA family dioxygenase produces MTLQPFEVRPVAGRIGAEILGLDLSDPLSDAVIQAIRQTLVQYKVLFFRDQHELDSEGQIAFAQRFGPITAAHPTLPPLPDRPEVLDLNYGKNHGYANYWHTDVTFIDTPVLGSLLRAVEIPPVGGDTIWANTVTAYDDLPAPLKTLVNSLWAIHSNAYDYTTGATHLSDYFKKYRETFESKVFETRHPVVRVHPESGEKSLVLGGFVRRFQGLSQAESEDLLRTLQSYVTRPENTVRWQWRLGDVAFWDNRATQHYAIADYGDQPRRVQRVTIVGDLPVSLDGQHSTALKGDSAAYNGLLAAVS; encoded by the coding sequence ATGACCCTTCAACCCTTTGAGGTGCGACCCGTTGCCGGTCGCATCGGTGCCGAAATTCTTGGCCTCGACCTGAGTGACCCCCTCAGCGACGCGGTGATTCAGGCTATTCGCCAAACCCTGGTGCAGTACAAAGTCCTTTTCTTTCGCGACCAGCACGAGCTAGATTCAGAGGGCCAAATTGCCTTTGCCCAGCGCTTTGGCCCCATCACCGCCGCCCACCCCACCCTGCCGCCCCTGCCCGATCGCCCCGAGGTGCTGGACTTAAACTACGGCAAAAACCACGGCTACGCCAACTACTGGCACACCGATGTCACCTTTATCGATACGCCAGTGCTGGGGTCGTTACTTCGGGCGGTGGAGATTCCTCCCGTGGGGGGCGATACGATCTGGGCCAACACCGTCACCGCCTACGACGACCTGCCCGCACCGCTCAAAACCCTGGTCAATTCGCTCTGGGCCATCCACAGCAACGCCTACGACTACACCACCGGGGCCACCCACCTGAGCGACTACTTCAAGAAATACCGCGAAACCTTTGAATCAAAGGTGTTTGAAACCCGCCACCCGGTAGTGCGCGTCCACCCCGAGTCGGGGGAAAAATCCCTGGTGCTGGGTGGCTTTGTGCGCCGCTTTCAGGGCCTTTCCCAGGCGGAATCGGAGGACCTGCTGCGCACTCTGCAAAGCTACGTCACCCGGCCCGAAAACACCGTGCGCTGGCAGTGGCGACTGGGCGACGTGGCCTTTTGGGACAACCGGGCTACGCAGCACTACGCGATCGCCGACTACGGCGACCAGCCCCGCCGCGTGCAGCGGGTCACCATCGTCGGCGATCTGCCCGTCAGTCTAGATGGCCAGCACAGCACCGCGCTGAAAGGCGACTCGGCGGCCTACAACGGGCTGTTGGCAGCGGTGTCTTAA
- a CDS encoding class III extradiol ring-cleavage dioxygenase, which produces MSNQRRALFLSHGGGPLPLLGDPAHGEMVACLKDIAATIERPSAIAVVSAHWEASQPSITSASHPPLIYDYSGFPKESYEITYPCPGDPPLAQTVAEQLTNAGFAAHLDGARGFDHGLFVPLKIMYPDADIPCIQVSLVKTLNAEEHLRLGQALQGVGDPSLLLIGSGFSFHNMRAFYTPDTDESKAMNEAFEAWLLETCSDPQLSEAERRQRLADWETAPFARYCHPRAEHLLPLHVCYGFAASACSRAYGLQILKKQASMFLWAVEG; this is translated from the coding sequence GTGTCCAATCAGCGACGAGCTCTGTTTCTGTCCCACGGCGGCGGCCCACTGCCGCTTCTGGGAGACCCGGCCCACGGCGAAATGGTGGCGTGTCTAAAAGACATTGCGGCGACGATAGAGCGACCGTCGGCGATCGCCGTGGTCAGCGCCCACTGGGAGGCCAGTCAACCGAGCATTACCTCGGCTAGTCATCCGCCGCTGATCTACGACTACAGCGGGTTTCCCAAGGAATCCTACGAAATTACCTACCCCTGTCCGGGAGACCCGCCTTTGGCCCAGACCGTTGCCGAGCAATTAACCAACGCTGGCTTCGCGGCCCACCTGGATGGGGCCAGGGGCTTCGACCACGGCCTGTTTGTGCCGCTGAAAATCATGTATCCAGACGCCGACATCCCCTGCATCCAGGTTTCGCTGGTCAAAACCCTGAATGCAGAGGAGCACCTGCGGTTGGGCCAAGCCCTGCAAGGGGTGGGCGATCCATCACTGCTCTTGATTGGTTCTGGATTCTCATTTCACAACATGAGAGCCTTTTACACGCCAGATACAGACGAGTCAAAGGCCATGAATGAGGCGTTTGAAGCCTGGCTGCTGGAGACCTGCTCTGACCCGCAGCTCTCCGAAGCCGAGAGACGCCAGCGGCTTGCAGACTGGGAGACTGCACCGTTTGCCCGCTACTGCCATCCCAGGGCAGAGCATCTGCTGCCCCTGCATGTCTGCTATGGGTTTGCGGCCTCGGCCTGTTCCCGCGCCTATGGGTTGCAGATTCTCAAAAAGCAAGCGAGCATGTTTCTGTGGGCAGTCGAGGGCTAG
- a CDS encoding TauD/TfdA family dioxygenase translates to MSVISLTPPALELEIRPLGGRIGAEISGLDLGQPLDNRTIAALRQALLQYKVIFFRNQSLDDHSQVTFARYFGELTSAHPTVAPPADHAAVLDIDYGRSPSRTNFWHTDVTFVDRPPLGSVLRALELPPTGGDTLWANTVTAYSDLPPCLRALADEAWAVHSNAYDYAAAALSPAARAFQEKFSATRYETLHPVVRVHPETGERGLFLGGFARHIRSLSTTESAEVLAMLQSYVTRPENTVRWRWQLGDVAFWDNRATQHYGVYDYDGQARRVRRVTIAGDVPVGVDGDRSEAIEGDSSGYTPRAA, encoded by the coding sequence ATGAGCGTCATTAGTTTGACTCCGCCTGCCCTGGAGCTAGAAATTAGGCCCCTGGGAGGGCGGATTGGGGCCGAAATTTCAGGTCTGGATTTGGGGCAGCCCCTGGACAATCGCACCATTGCTGCTCTGCGCCAGGCCCTACTGCAATACAAGGTGATCTTCTTTCGCAACCAGTCCCTCGATGACCACAGCCAGGTGACTTTCGCTCGCTACTTTGGCGAGTTGACCAGTGCCCACCCCACCGTGGCCCCGCCTGCCGACCACGCTGCCGTGCTCGACATCGACTATGGCCGCAGCCCCTCGCGCACCAACTTTTGGCACACCGACGTCACCTTCGTGGATCGGCCTCCCCTGGGCTCGGTGCTGCGCGCCTTGGAGCTGCCCCCCACCGGAGGCGACACCCTCTGGGCCAACACTGTCACCGCCTACAGCGACCTGCCCCCCTGCCTCAGGGCGCTGGCCGATGAAGCCTGGGCCGTACACAGCAACGCCTATGACTACGCAGCGGCGGCCCTTTCCCCAGCGGCTCGAGCCTTTCAAGAAAAGTTCTCGGCCACGCGCTACGAAACCCTGCACCCGGTGGTGCGCGTCCACCCCGAAACCGGAGAACGGGGCCTGTTTCTGGGTGGGTTTGCCCGCCACATTCGCAGCCTCTCGACCACCGAGTCGGCAGAGGTGCTGGCCATGCTGCAAAGCTACGTCACCCGGCCCGAAAACACCGTGCGCTGGCGCTGGCAGCTGGGGGATGTGGCCTTTTGGGATAACCGGGCCACCCAGCACTACGGCGTCTACGACTACGACGGCCAGGCCCGTCGGGTGCGCCGGGTGACGATCGCCGGGGATGTGCCCGTGGGCGTGGACGGCGATCGCAGTGAGGCGATTGAGGGGGATTCGTCGGGGTATACGCCGAGGGCGGCTTGA
- a CDS encoding ferredoxin family protein, protein MALTSQRVDVPVIVDESKCLEKCNACIEVCPLDVLVKNPETGKAYMKYDECWFCLPCEKECPTGAIMVQMPFLLR, encoded by the coding sequence ATGGCTCTCACCTCCCAACGTGTCGATGTTCCCGTGATCGTCGACGAGTCGAAATGCCTCGAAAAGTGCAACGCCTGCATCGAAGTCTGCCCCCTCGACGTGCTGGTGAAGAACCCCGAAACCGGCAAAGCCTATATGAAATATGACGAGTGCTGGTTTTGCTTGCCCTGCGAGAAGGAATGCCCGACGGGGGCGATTATGGTGCAGATGCCGTTCTTGCTGCGGTAA
- a CDS encoding Mrp/NBP35 family ATP-binding protein, translated as MASPFQTSAPAPEETIPGHEEAARKAEVTAQLKHLHEPTLGNDLVSLGMVRHLRVVGDYVYLRLYVGAHQLALQGQVEQYLQQLPWVKKVYVQLCTIPGVRTTLAIASGKGGVGKSTTAVQLAIALTRTGARVGLLDADIYGPNVPHLLGLSKAQVEVVETPEGQRFVPLEVHGLKLMSVGLLADPDHPLAWRGPVLHKILTQFIQQVAWGELDYLLVDLPPGTGDAQITLVQESPICGVIMVTTPHAIALADLRRSIHMFRQVGVPVLGLIENMSYLVCPCCNARTPIFGSGGGAQIAAELSVPLWGQVPIDPGLSAAGEAVPTTASHLKAVFDPIAQGLNRTFEA; from the coding sequence GTGGCTAGCCCCTTTCAGACCAGCGCCCCAGCCCCAGAGGAAACGATCCCTGGCCATGAGGAAGCGGCCCGCAAAGCCGAGGTCACCGCCCAGCTCAAGCACCTGCACGAACCCACCCTGGGCAACGACCTGGTCAGCCTGGGTATGGTGCGGCACCTGCGGGTGGTGGGGGACTATGTGTACCTGCGCCTGTACGTGGGTGCCCACCAACTCGCCCTGCAAGGGCAGGTGGAACAGTATCTGCAGCAACTCCCCTGGGTCAAAAAAGTCTACGTGCAGCTCTGCACCATCCCCGGTGTGCGGACGACTTTGGCGATCGCCAGTGGTAAGGGCGGCGTCGGCAAATCGACTACGGCGGTGCAGTTGGCGATCGCCCTCACCCGCACTGGAGCCAGGGTGGGCCTGCTCGATGCCGACATCTACGGCCCCAATGTGCCTCACCTGCTGGGGCTGAGCAAAGCCCAGGTTGAGGTGGTTGAAACCCCTGAGGGTCAGCGGTTTGTACCCCTAGAAGTCCACGGCCTCAAACTCATGTCCGTCGGGCTACTGGCCGACCCCGACCATCCCCTAGCCTGGCGAGGGCCAGTGCTGCACAAAATTCTCACCCAGTTCATTCAGCAGGTGGCCTGGGGCGAGCTGGACTACCTGCTGGTGGATCTGCCCCCCGGCACGGGCGACGCCCAGATCACCCTGGTGCAGGAGAGCCCCATCTGTGGAGTGATCATGGTGACGACGCCCCATGCGATCGCCCTGGCCGACCTGCGCCGCAGCATCCACATGTTTCGCCAGGTGGGGGTTCCCGTGCTGGGGCTGATCGAAAACATGAGCTACCTGGTGTGCCCCTGCTGCAACGCCCGCACCCCCATTTTTGGCAGCGGCGGCGGTGCCCAGATTGCCGCTGAACTCTCGGTTCCCCTGTGGGGGCAGGTGCCCATCGACCCTGGCTTGAGCGCAGCGGGGGAAGCCGTCCCTACCACTGCCTCCCACCTTAAGGCAGTATTTGACCCGATCGCTCAGGGTTTGAACAGAACATTTGAGGCGTAA
- a CDS encoding UPF0175 family protein encodes MQITLDLPDELIQHFSQDRLSREILEALAVQAYQAEKITSAEVGRILGLPSRWATDAFLKEHNADLHYDDTDLERDRETLRQLKQRDASHNL; translated from the coding sequence ATGCAAATCACCCTTGACTTGCCCGATGAGTTGATTCAACACTTTAGTCAAGATCGTCTTTCTCGTGAAATTTTAGAAGCGCTAGCGGTACAAGCCTACCAAGCAGAGAAAATTACTAGTGCTGAAGTTGGCCGCATCTTGGGGTTGCCTTCTCGTTGGGCTACAGATGCTTTTCTCAAAGAGCACAACGCTGACTTGCACTACGATGACACTGATTTAGAGCGCGATCGCGAAACCCTTCGCCAACTGAAGCAAAGAGATGCCAGCCACAACCTATGA
- a CDS encoding glutathione S-transferase N-terminal domain-containing protein, which yields MAIVPPTWNQVLTTARTHTPARRLRRPGQSPSTAPVPIGLAAGEKPRVLLYRDSNSWCPFCERVWFALEEKGIAFETEFIDLQNKPQWYLDLVPTALVPAAKIDGQLVYESKDILLALEERFPDPALLPENPAEQAAAYEELEWSETSGFLQASYRFLRGNAESEEERVNLQRTLEGHLDRLETALGKFSGAFFLSRFSLVDILYSPHLDRLAACGPVYRDYSLRGNPRYPRLSAWFMALRRRPAYHRVRSDDTTNVLLLRRRFGLEPTGQPLPLNPEDSADLAYRAEAAERLADNREAAIADILKNAGVQALAIADLALGDIVDTHLRHLAAYLLRGDEPVVGGATGGPETSTPQAVAIAAIGAITYAYLHNRICAPRDMSAGAATALRAATEQLLVGLY from the coding sequence ATGGCCATTGTTCCGCCCACTTGGAATCAGGTTTTGACTACCGCCCGCACCCACACTCCAGCCCGTCGGTTGCGCCGTCCTGGGCAGTCACCTTCCACGGCTCCGGTGCCCATCGGGCTGGCAGCAGGGGAAAAGCCTCGGGTGCTGCTCTATCGCGACAGCAACTCCTGGTGCCCGTTCTGTGAGCGGGTGTGGTTTGCCCTGGAGGAAAAGGGCATTGCCTTTGAGACGGAGTTTATCGATCTGCAAAACAAGCCCCAGTGGTACCTGGATCTGGTGCCCACCGCCCTGGTGCCTGCCGCCAAAATCGATGGGCAGCTGGTCTATGAGTCGAAGGATATTCTGCTGGCCTTGGAGGAGCGCTTTCCAGACCCGGCGCTGTTGCCGGAGAACCCCGCTGAACAGGCGGCGGCCTACGAGGAGCTTGAGTGGTCAGAGACCAGCGGGTTTCTCCAGGCCAGCTACCGGTTCCTGCGCGGCAATGCCGAGTCGGAGGAAGAGCGAGTGAACCTGCAGCGCACCCTGGAGGGACACCTCGATCGCCTGGAGACAGCGCTGGGAAAATTTTCGGGGGCGTTTTTCCTCAGCCGCTTCAGCCTGGTGGATATTCTCTACAGCCCCCACCTGGATCGGCTGGCGGCGTGTGGGCCAGTCTACCGGGACTACAGCCTCAGGGGCAACCCCCGCTACCCGCGCCTCAGTGCCTGGTTTATGGCTCTGCGCCGCCGCCCTGCCTACCACCGGGTGCGCTCCGACGATACCACCAATGTGCTGCTGCTGCGCCGCCGCTTTGGCCTGGAACCCACAGGGCAACCCCTGCCCCTCAACCCCGAAGACAGCGCCGATCTGGCCTACCGGGCGGAGGCGGCGGAGCGACTGGCCGACAACCGCGAGGCGGCGATCGCCGACATCCTCAAAAACGCTGGGGTACAGGCCCTGGCTATTGCCGATCTGGCCCTGGGCGACATTGTCGATACCCACCTGCGCCACCTGGCCGCCTACTTGCTGCGGGGGGATGAGCCTGTAGTCGGCGGTGCCACCGGGGGGCCAGAGACATCGACGCCCCAGGCGGTGGCGATCGCCGCGATCGGGGCCATTACCTATGCGTACTTGCACAACCGCATCTGTGCCCCCCGCGACATGAGCGCCGGAGCCGCCACCGCCCTGCGTGCCGCCACAGAGCAGCTACTGGTGGGTTTGTACTGA
- a CDS encoding fumarate reductase/succinate dehydrogenase flavoprotein subunit: MTTAESFGFNTQHLRTDVLVVGGGTAGTMAGIKAKQANPDRDVLILEKANIRRSGAIAMGMDGVNTAVIPGNSTPEQYVREITIANDGIVNQKAVYETGRLGFAVIQELESWGVKFQKDPDGNYDLKQVHRVGKYVLPMPEGKDLKKILTRQVKRHGVQVTNRVMATRVIVQNGRAAGVVGFDVRSGDFVVIQAKAVILCTGACGRLGLPASGYLYGTYENPTNAGDGYAMAYHAGAELTNIECFQINPLIKDYNGPACAYVASPFGAYTANAEGHRFINCDYWSGQMMLEIYKELNSGNGPVHLKMYHLDDDTIAEIESILWANERPSRGRFHEGRGENYRTHGVEMNISEIGLCSGHSASGVWVNERAETTIPGLYAAGDMASVPHNYMIGAFVYGRIAGENAVDYLQSLDHLEPDPDFLAAEQARIYAPLTQPNGIPHTQVEYKLRRLVNDYLQPPKSPHKMAIGLEKFVAYTDTLSEMGARDPHELMRCNEVHFIRDCAEMAARASLYRKETRWGLYHYRLDYPDRNDAEWFCHVNLKKGDAGEMELFKRPVEPYIIDVDLKKETYDVAVR; encoded by the coding sequence GTGACCACAGCAGAGAGTTTTGGATTCAACACCCAGCACCTACGCACCGATGTGCTGGTAGTCGGCGGTGGCACTGCGGGCACCATGGCGGGCATCAAGGCCAAGCAGGCCAACCCCGACCGTGATGTGCTGATTTTAGAGAAGGCCAACATTCGCCGCAGTGGGGCGATCGCCATGGGCATGGACGGGGTCAACACCGCCGTCATTCCCGGCAACTCCACCCCCGAGCAGTACGTGCGCGAAATCACCATCGCCAACGACGGCATCGTCAATCAAAAAGCCGTCTACGAAACCGGGCGACTGGGCTTTGCGGTGATTCAGGAACTGGAAAGCTGGGGGGTAAAATTCCAAAAAGACCCCGACGGCAACTACGACCTCAAGCAGGTACATCGGGTGGGCAAATACGTCCTCCCCATGCCCGAAGGCAAGGATCTCAAAAAAATTCTCACCCGCCAGGTGAAGCGCCACGGAGTGCAGGTCACCAACCGGGTGATGGCCACTCGCGTAATCGTGCAAAACGGGCGCGCCGCCGGAGTCGTTGGCTTTGACGTGCGCAGCGGCGACTTTGTGGTGATTCAGGCCAAAGCCGTGATCCTCTGCACCGGGGCCTGCGGTCGGCTGGGCCTGCCCGCCTCCGGCTACCTCTACGGCACCTACGAAAACCCCACCAACGCGGGCGATGGCTACGCCATGGCTTACCACGCCGGGGCCGAGCTGACCAACATCGAGTGCTTCCAGATCAACCCGCTGATTAAAGACTACAACGGCCCCGCCTGCGCCTACGTGGCCAGCCCCTTTGGAGCCTACACCGCCAACGCCGAGGGCCATCGCTTCATCAACTGCGACTACTGGAGCGGCCAGATGATGCTGGAGATCTACAAAGAACTCAACTCCGGCAACGGCCCTGTCCACCTGAAGATGTACCACCTCGACGACGACACCATTGCCGAAATCGAGTCCATTCTCTGGGCCAACGAACGCCCCAGCCGGGGCCGCTTCCACGAAGGCCGGGGCGAAAACTACCGCACCCACGGCGTCGAGATGAATATCTCTGAAATTGGCCTGTGCAGCGGCCACAGCGCCTCTGGGGTGTGGGTGAACGAGCGGGCCGAAACCACCATCCCCGGCCTCTACGCCGCCGGAGACATGGCCAGCGTGCCCCACAACTATATGATTGGGGCCTTTGTCTATGGCCGCATTGCCGGGGAGAATGCCGTTGACTACCTCCAAAGCCTGGATCACCTCGAACCCGACCCCGACTTTCTCGCCGCCGAGCAGGCCCGCATTTATGCCCCTCTCACCCAGCCCAACGGCATTCCCCACACCCAGGTGGAATACAAACTGCGCCGCCTGGTCAACGACTACCTGCAACCGCCCAAGTCGCCCCACAAAATGGCGATCGGCCTGGAGAAGTTCGTCGCCTACACCGACACCCTCAGCGAAATGGGTGCCCGCGACCCCCACGAACTGATGCGCTGCAACGAAGTCCACTTCATCCGCGACTGCGCCGAAATGGCCGCCCGGGCTTCTCTCTACCGCAAAGAGACCCGCTGGGGCCTCTACCACTACCGCCTCGACTACCCCGATCGCAACGACGCCGAATGGTTCTGCCACGTGAACTTGAAGAAGGGCGACGCTGGCGAAATGGAGCTGTTTAAGCGCCCCGTCGAACCCTACATCATCGATGTTGATTTGAAGAAAGAAACCTACGATGTCGCCGTCCGGTAG
- a CDS encoding NIL domain-containing protein, whose translation MWYSNLEYELASGEPWFPAVPVGLPRLLEVSGRGEHLRYPQGRSLPQAAAAPVEPVVCQVVIPPTYQRLPILSRLTSRFGVTVNIVGAVLSARRKRGGEFLLALGGKPQQQASSLAYLKDLQVQFVPKRDIKAAPRLLSEGDSSEQKPVVLPRGCDRVRLQIHIPAHCHPQPVISNLVKDHDVAVTILSASLPSQGEHDGWFELELWGLPTRLEAAVATLNQSDCALWLAQ comes from the coding sequence ATGTGGTACTCAAACCTGGAATATGAGCTGGCAAGTGGTGAGCCCTGGTTTCCTGCCGTACCGGTGGGGTTGCCCCGTTTGTTGGAGGTTTCTGGCCGGGGAGAGCACCTGCGCTATCCCCAGGGACGCTCGCTGCCCCAAGCTGCTGCTGCCCCGGTGGAGCCGGTGGTGTGCCAGGTGGTGATTCCGCCGACCTATCAGCGGCTGCCGATTCTGTCGCGGCTGACCTCGCGTTTTGGGGTGACGGTGAACATTGTAGGGGCGGTGCTGTCGGCCCGGCGCAAGCGGGGCGGCGAGTTTCTGCTGGCCCTGGGGGGCAAACCCCAGCAGCAGGCGAGTTCGCTGGCCTACTTGAAAGACTTGCAGGTGCAGTTTGTGCCGAAGCGGGACATCAAGGCTGCGCCCAGGCTGCTGAGTGAGGGAGATTCCTCGGAGCAAAAGCCGGTGGTATTGCCCAGGGGGTGTGACCGTGTTCGTCTCCAAATCCACATTCCGGCTCACTGCCACCCCCAGCCGGTGATCTCCAACCTAGTCAAAGACCACGACGTGGCGGTCACCATTCTGAGCGCATCCCTACCCAGTCAGGGGGAGCACGACGGCTGGTTTGAGTTGGAACTGTGGGGGTTGCCTACGCGGCTGGAGGCGGCTGTTGCCACCCTCAACCAGTCTGACTGCGCCCTGTGGTTAGCACAGTGA